The following proteins are encoded in a genomic region of Neurospora crassa OR74A linkage group VI, whole genome shotgun sequence:
- a CDS encoding laccase-1, with amino-acid sequence MFFRVSIIGFLQALTVFSAATASSLVQRDSSCNTPDNRACWTDGFDITTDWEKEVPYTGRTVHYTLVLEQGDIIGPDGVFKHDAMLFNGSFPGPTITADWGDYVNVTIINKLLYNGTSIHWHGLQMEDNNINDGVGGVTECPIPPNATKSYLFLAEQYGTTWYHSHYSAQYGNGVLGAIVFNGPASANYDVDLGTFPINDWYYESADQILAQVQAPGEHGGPTIPPPPDNILFNGTNVNPADITMGEYARVVLTPGLKYRLRLFNPSVNYAYTFSIVGHNFTVIATDLVPVNTTDPSTTVSSLFIAVGQRFDIIIQGKTEEEIASDGGNGNYWINATQPISGYCGNFYGKPAAILSYDFPDATDELPIVDGLVPEDLRCEDSTDFRPVVVRDVPPSEFSISEYNTLPVHLMNDKKQSKVFWTIDNVAINVSWEQPLLEYIREDITFWPYSENVLEIPPESEWSFWLIENKSKIPHPMHLHGHDFVIVGRSPAPDGPGLSDAMMPVRHFDPVLDTSSLNFTNPARRDVTMLPGNGWLIVAFQNENPGAWLFHCHIAWHVSMGLSVQFLERKNEIKEKMDLNLLVDNCAAWQSYIDTNPPYQPKNDSGV; translated from the exons ATGTTTTTCAGGGTCTCAATCATCGGTTTCCTCCAAGCACTGACGGTCTTTAGTGCTGCCACTGCGTCTTCCTTGGTGCAGAGAGACTCATCATGCAATACTCCAGACAATCGGGCGTGCTGGACCGATGGTTTCGACATCACCACCGactgggagaaggaggtgccATACACCGGCCGTACCGTTCAT TATACGCTTGTCCTTGAGCAAGGTGACATAATTGGCCCGGATGGTGTTTTCAAGCATGACGCGATGCTGTTTAATG GCTCCTTCCCTG GTCCAACCATTACCGCAG ATTGGGGTGACTATGTCAACGTCACTATTATCAACAAGCTTTTGTACAATGG TACATCCATTCACTGGCATGGCTTACAAATGGAAGACAACAACATTAATGATGGCGTTGGTGGTGTCACTGAGTGCCCGATCCCACCGAACGCAACGAAATCCTACCTGTTTCTGGCCGAACAGTACGGAACTACCTGGTACCACTCTCACTACTCCGCACAATACGGCAACGGTGTTCTTGGCGCTATAGTATTCAATGGACCGGCAAGTGCCAACTATGATGTTGACTTGGGCACCTTTCCCATCAACGATTGGTATTACGAGTCAGCAGACCAGATCTTGGCCCAAGTACAAGCCCCTGGAGAACATGGAGGGCCGACCATTCCGCCCCCTCCCGACAACATTCTCTTCAATGGTACCAATGTCAACCCGGCTGATATCACCATGGGAGAGTACGCGAGGGTGGTATTGACCCCTGGGCTGAAGTACAGGCTTCGGTTGTTTAACCCCAGCGTGAATTATGCGTACACATTCTCTATCGTAGGACACAACTTTACCGTTATAGCCACCGATCTCGTACCTGTTAACACCACCGACCCAAGCACGACGGTCTCAAGCCTGTTCATCGCCGTAGGGCAGCGATTCGATATCATAATCCAGGGAAAGACTGAAGAAGAAATTGCTAGTGACGGCGGTAACGGCAACTACTGGATCAACGCTACCCAACCCATCAGTGGATATTGTGGGAATTTCTATGGAAAGCCTGCGGCCATCTTGAGCTACGACTTCCCGGATGCAACGGACGAACTTCCGATTGTTGATGGACTGGTACCAGAAGATTTACGCTGCGAGGATTCCACCGACTTTCGGCCCGTTGTGGTCCGCGACGTTCCCCCGAGCGAGTTCAGCATCTCTGAATATAACACGCTCCCGGTTCATCTCATGAACGACAAGAAACAAAGCAAAGTTTTCTGGACTATCGATAATGTCGCCATCAACGTCAGTTGGGAGCAGCCTTTGCTGGAATACATCCGAGAAGACATCACCTTCTGGCCTTATAGTGAGAATGTGCTGGAAATTCCTCCCGAAAGCGAG TGGAGCTTTTGGCTCATTGAGAACAAATCCAAGATTCCTCATCCCATGCACTTACAC GGCCATgacttcgtcatcgtcggcaGGTCCCCAGCACCCGACGGCCCAGGCCTGTCCGACGCCATGATGCCGGTCAGGCATTTCGACCCTGTCCTTGACACTTCCTCTCTGAACTTCACGAACCCGGCACGGCGTGATGTCACAATGTTGCCTGGTAACGGCTGGCTGATTGTGGCcttccaaaacgaaaacccGGGTGCTTGGTTGTTCCATTGCCACATTGCC TGGCATGTCAGTATGGGTTTGAGCGTGCAGTTCCTCGAAAGGAAGAACGAAATCAAGGAAAAGATGGATCTGAACTTGCTCGTGGACAACTGCGCCGCCTGGCAAAGCTACATTGATACCAATCCTCCTTACCAACCAAAGAACGACTCCGGTGTTTAA
- the cyt-2 gene encoding cytochrome c heme lyase: MGWFWADGNASAAAPVVPPSHKDLAASGAVPPPSCPMHNKTMDALSAHKPVTPAPEPTPAAAAPSKCPVNHGAKDTLAAAAAAVAPKQPQPENHQPAAASEPSFFSKLNPLNYMFSSISQEPAPNQAIALPTERDPSSIPKGTGDGNWEYPSPQQMYNALLRKGYTDTDITAVESMVAVHNFLNEGAWNEIVEWERRFGKGLMRGWEIMKRGEENAPMMLRRLEAQENDPEPQPTLIRFQGRPKDMTPKAALLQVLGRINSKYATEPPFDRHDWYVSRDENGQKKEVRYVIDFYSAPPEPTGEPVFYLDVRPAVTVTGACERLLRWGGDVWWKASGGEVRERERSK, encoded by the exons ATGGGTTGGTTTTGGGCTGACGGAAACGCTTCCGCCGCTGCGCCGGTCGTCCCTCCGTCGCATAAGGATCTTGCCGCCAGCGGTGCTGTTCCTCCT CCTTCCTGCCCTATGCACAACAAGACCATGGACGCCTTGAGCGCCCACAAGCCCGTAACACCAGCACCCGAACCGactcccgccgccgctgcccctTCCAAGTGTCCCGTCAACCATGGCGCCAAGGATACCCTCGCCGCTgcggccgccgccgttgcgCCCAAGCAGCCCCAGCCAGAAAACCACcaacccgccgccgcctccgagccttccttcttctccaagcTCAACCCCCTCAACTACATgttctcctccatctcccaaGAGCCTGCGCCCAACCAGGCCATCGCCCTCCCGACGGAGCGCgacccctcctccatccccaaGGGCACCGGCGACGGCAACTGGGAGTACCCTTCTCCCCAGCAGATGTACAACGCTCTCCTGCGCAAGGGCtacaccgacaccgacatTACCGCCGTGGAGAGCATGGTGGCCGTACACAATTTCCTGAACGAGGGCGCATGGAACGAGATTGTCGAGTGGGAGCGCCGGTTCGGCAAGGGTCTCATGCGCGGCTGGGAAATTATGAAGCGCGGCGAGGAGAACGCGCCCATGATGCTGCGCCGGTTGGAGGCGCAGGAGAACGACCCCGAGCCCCAGCCGACGCTAATTCGGTTCCAGGGCAGGCCGAAGGATATGACGCCCAAGGCGGCCTTGTTGCAGGTTTTGGGCAGGATAAACTCCAAGTATGC CACCGAACCTCCCTTTGATCGCCATGACTGGTATGTCTCTCGCGACGAAAACGgccagaagaaggaggtccGCTACGTGATCGACTTCTACTCTGCTCCTCCTGAGCCCACTGGCGAGCCCGTTTTCTACCTCGACGTCAGACCTGCCGTAACGGTCACCGGTGCTTGCGAGCGCTTGCTGAGGTGGGGTGGCGATGTGTGGTGGAAGGCTTCCGGCGGAGAGGTCCGGGAGCGGGAGAGAAGCAAGTAA
- the stk-33 gene encoding ubiquinone biosynthesis protein, whose translation MPAMRLAAVAVGRLSCRAQPPPSLSTATRRCSGLLSHHLLRTSSKQPIRPSSCFSTATRSIPRAPRPRLSQTWQKTGGRGGGAGKEGAGYGRYSRPRVMLLAKAANGVLATAAFVSLSEEDNTGTELTMEQRMLQVSREEIEKKVGEDVTGLKRIGKKIVLFLDFYIWEPLCTGIRFLKLVAIFAPVIITVPVIWFGERQPDRDDERSGTLWWYGFLVQAMEWAGPAFIKLGQWAASRSDIFPDEMCNIMSKLHDDAPAHSLHATKRIVEAAFNGRHFDEIFEEFDEKPLGVGAIAQVYRAKLKPDLTMPADADLSSSTHRFVKNVGTVLKATPKRVPSSHVAIKVLHPGVERTVRRDLRIMRFFASMINAIPTLEWLSLPDEVDQFGDMMKLQLDLRIEAANLSRFRKNFKDRTTAWFPYPYTEFSTRNILVEEFAHGVPLADFMANGGGVFQHDIASEGLDAFLRMLLLDNFVHADLHPGNIMVRFYESEKPPLSLHWDKPSDANPAGKNGDVTEKVLSRLWPYRNNKELWIAELEKIDEEGYRPQLIFIDTGLVTELNATNRRNFLDLFRAVAEFDGYKAGHLMCERCRQPDAVLDKEVFALKMEHLVRDVKNKTLALGNIKIGDILEKVLNMVRQHHVRLEGDFVNVVISILLLEGIGRALDPDVDLLSSSLPILRQLGAQGGKDMLMEGDVHMMAVWLGLEARRFMQASIEDVERCVKYDLLSPNV comes from the exons ATGCCCGCCATGCGGCTGGCAGCCGTCGCCGTTGGCCGGCTCTCTTGTCGCGCGCAACCGCCACCGTCACTCTCGACCGCAACAAGGCGGTGTTCCGGTCTTCTTTCACACCACCTTTTACGGACATCGTCGAAACAACCGAtacgcccttcttcttgtttttctACTGCAACCCGGTCAATACCACGTGCCCCGCGACCACGACTATCACAGACATGGCAAAAgacaggaggaagaggaggaggagcagggaaagaaggagcaGGATATGGTCGGTATTCTAGACCAAGGGTAATGTTATTGGCAAAAGCCGCCAATGGCGTACTGGCGACCGCCGCCTTCGTGTCGCtctcggaggaggataataccGGGACGGAACTGACGATGGAACAGCGGATGCTTCAAGTGTCGCGggaggagattgagaagAAGGTCGGGGAGGACGTCACGGGGCTCAAGAGAATTGGCAAGAAGATCGTCCTGTTTTTGGACTTCTACATCTGGGAACCTCTATGCACAGGCATACGGTTCCTGAAACTGGTCGCCATTTTCGCGCCGGTGATCATCACGGTACCAGTGATCTGGTTCGGAGAGCGCCAGCCGGATCGTGACGATGAACGATCAGGAACGCTGTGGTGGTATGGGTTCTTGGTGCAGGCTATGGAGTGGGCTGGTCCCGCCTTTATCAAGCTTGGACAATGGGCCGCCTCGCGATCAGACATATTCCCCGACGAGATGTGCAACATCATGTCGAAGCTGCACGACGACGCCCCGGCTCATTCCCTCCATGCTACAAAACGTATCGTGGAGGCGGCATTTAATGGTCGCCACTTCGACGAGATCTTTGAGGAATTCGACGAGAAGCCTTTGGGTGTTGGTGCCATCGCGCAGGTCTACAGGGCCAAGCTAAAACCAGACCTCACCATGCCTGCTGATGCTGACCTTTCCAGCTCGACTCATCGGTTTGTCAAGAACGTTGGGACCGTTCTGAAGGCTACGCCAAAACGGGTCCCATCGTCCCACGTCGCCATCAAAGTGCTGCACCCTGGTGTCGAGCGGACTGTACGGCGCGATCTCCGGATCATGCGATTTTTTGCTTCCATGATCAATGCGATTCCTACCTTGGAGTGGCTCTCCCTCCCCGACGAGGTAGATCAATTCGGTGACATGATGAAGCTACAACTCGACCTGCGGATCGAAGCCGCCAACCTCTCCCGGTTCCGCAAGAACTTCAAAGACCGAACAACCGCCTGGTTCCCCTACCCCTACACCGAGTTCAGCACTCGCAACATTCTCGTCGAGGAGTTCGCCCACGGCGTCCCACTAGCGGACTTCATGGCCAATGGCGGCGGCGTCTTCCAGCACGACATTGCTAGCGAAGGTCTCGACGCTTTCTTACGcatgctcctcctcgacaacTTTGTGCACGCCGACCTGCACCCGGGCAATATCATGGTGCGCTTCTACGAGTCCGAGAAGCCCCCTCTCAGCCTGCACTGGGACAAGCCTAGTGACGCGAACCCGGCGGGCAAAAATGGAGATGTCACAGAGAAAGTCCTGTCACGCCTGTGGCCGTACAGAAATAACAAGGAGCTGTGGATCGCCGAGCTGGAGAAGATTGACGAGGAAGGGTACCGCCCGCAGCTGATTTTCATCGATACTGGTCTGGTAACGGAACTCAACGCTACCAACCGCCGCAACTTCCTCGACTTGTTCCGTGCCGTGGCCGAATTCGACGGATACAAAGCTGGCCACCTGATGTGCGAGCGGTGCCGACAGCCGGATGCGGTGCTCGATAAAGAGGTGTTTGCGCTCAAGATGGAGCATCTCGTGCGGGACGTCAAAAACAAGACGCTGGCGCTAGGGAATATCAAGATTGGCGATATCTTGGAGAAGGTGTTGAATATGGTGCGGCAACATCACGTCAGGCTCGAAGGCGATTTCGTCAATGTGGTCATTAGCATCTTGCTGCTGGAGGGTATCGGGCGTGCTTTGGATCCTGATGTGGATCTGCTGAGCAGCTCGCTTCCTATCTTGAGACAACTCGGTGCGCAGGGCGGCAAGGATATGTTGATGGAGGGGGATGTGCATATGATGGCTGTTTGGCTGGGGTTGGAGGCCAGAAGGTTTATGCAGGCTAGTATCGAGGAT GTTGAACGGTGTGTCAAGTATGATTTGCTATCGCCAAATGTGTAA